The following are encoded in a window of Rosa chinensis cultivar Old Blush chromosome 4, RchiOBHm-V2, whole genome shotgun sequence genomic DNA:
- the LOC112197419 gene encoding uncharacterized protein LOC112197419 isoform X1 encodes MPLSIKWHEQLHGFTSFPSPATPIFNTRKKVEVIRVLAKAANLGSESNAKKANLCAAKKERIKLPSFDGSLGRKNFHIREFLSHPSGTEAMLNTRALENFEPLSTDTYRCTLPKLKLLNFEAAPVVDLRVNPTNEDCMVEMLSCKFEGSESVERQNSRFSALMTNHMSWGTDDSESFLEVDVKLNLTLEIYTRPFTMMPVSAVERPGNLMMQALLDRLVPLLLQQLLQDYDKWVHKQSEDDLP; translated from the exons ATGCCACTAAGTATCAAGTGGCATGAACAACTACATGGCTTTACTTCATTCCCATCCCCTGCTACTCCAATCTTCAATACCag GAAGAAAGTTGAAGTGATAAGGGTGTTAGCTAAAGCAGCTAACTTGGGTTCTGAATCAAATGCAAAGAAAGCAAATTTGTGTGCTGCAAAGAAGGAAAGAATTAAGCTGCCAAGTTTTGATGGTAGCTTAGGGCGCAAGAATTTTCACATTAGAGAGTTTCTAAGCCACCCATCAGGAACTGAAGCCATGCTCAATACTAGAGCACTGGAAAATTTTGAACCCCTTAGCACTGATACTTACAG GTGCACTTTGCCAAAGCTTaaacttttgaattttgaagcaGCCCCTGTGGTGGATTTAAGAGTGAACccaaccaatgaggattgtaTGGTTGAGATGCTCTCTTGCAAG TTTGAGGGTTCAGAATCTGTGGAACGCCAAAACAGCCGTTTTTCAG CATTGATGACAAATCACATGTCGTGGGGGACAGACGACTCTGAATCATTTTTGGAAGTTGATGTGAAGTTAAATCTCACCCTCGAG ATCTATACGCGCCCTTTTACTATGATGCCGGTATCAGCTGTTGAGCGTCCGGgaaactt AATGATGCAAGCATTACTGGATAGGCTGGTCCCACTGCTTCTGCAGCAACTCCTACAAGATTATGACAAATGGGTTCATAAGCAATCAGAAGATGATCTTCCATGA
- the LOC112197419 gene encoding uncharacterized protein LOC112197419 isoform X2 encodes MLNTRALENFEPLSTDTYRCTLPKLKLLNFEAAPVVDLRVNPTNEDCMVEMLSCKFEGSESVERQNSRFSALMTNHMSWGTDDSESFLEVDVKLNLTLEIYTRPFTMMPVSAVERPGNLMMQALLDRLVPLLLQQLLQDYDKWVHKQSEDDLP; translated from the exons ATGCTCAATACTAGAGCACTGGAAAATTTTGAACCCCTTAGCACTGATACTTACAG GTGCACTTTGCCAAAGCTTaaacttttgaattttgaagcaGCCCCTGTGGTGGATTTAAGAGTGAACccaaccaatgaggattgtaTGGTTGAGATGCTCTCTTGCAAG TTTGAGGGTTCAGAATCTGTGGAACGCCAAAACAGCCGTTTTTCAG CATTGATGACAAATCACATGTCGTGGGGGACAGACGACTCTGAATCATTTTTGGAAGTTGATGTGAAGTTAAATCTCACCCTCGAG ATCTATACGCGCCCTTTTACTATGATGCCGGTATCAGCTGTTGAGCGTCCGGgaaactt AATGATGCAAGCATTACTGGATAGGCTGGTCCCACTGCTTCTGCAGCAACTCCTACAAGATTATGACAAATGGGTTCATAAGCAATCAGAAGATGATCTTCCATGA
- the LOC112196193 gene encoding RNA polymerase II subunit 5-mediating protein homolog → MKGKGTVTPLSSIFSVEDTQKAAKRVQDTIAQKDLELDHLRGFAADNTDLINLVSRLPEHLHHDIMVPFGKAAFFPGRLVHTNEFMVLLGESYYAERTSKQTVDILNRRGKVLESQVDSLKAMVQDLKAEASFFNATCAEAVEGLVEIMEDYEEESSSDRECAFKQDSPNNSGAVIAKPADEDEEFARMMARMDELEKEEREAESQMTQSDEDEQVQHGLHQLSDQKSLHGNLKISEYQSRKPPEQTKDGVACNEDSFTDVPSCSGLESISDDKVSHENILGCDVKSVAEKDLASPVVENVQTVPLSRSQVSLESSKPKFDREKAFTGSIVEHTDNLQIKSRERTTATSQSSAYQVSKPVSRFKMQRK, encoded by the exons ATGAAAGGCAAGGGGACGGTGACGCCTCTCTCCTCCATCTTCTCAGTGGAAGACACACAGAAAGCAGCGAAGCGCGTGCAGGACACGATCGCCCAAAAGGACCTCGAGCTCGACCACCTCCGTGGCTTCGCCGCCGACAACACAGACCTCATTAACCTCGTGTCCCGACTCCCCGAACACCTCCACCACGACATTATG GTTCCATTTGGGAAGGCAGCATTTTTCCCAGGGCGTTTGGTGCACACCAATGAGTTTATG GTTCTACTGGGAGAAAGTTACTACGCCGAAAGGACCTCGAAGCAAACAGTAGATATTTTGAACAGGAGAGGGAAGGTGTTGGAGTCCCAAGTCGATTCACTTAAGGCCATGGTTCAGGATCTCAAAGCTGAGGCTTCCTTTTTCAATGCTACTTGCGCCGAAGCGGTG GAGGGCCTTGTAGAGATAATGGAAGATTATGAGGAGGAAAGTTCTTCTGATAGAGAAT GTGCATTCAAGCAAGATTCTCCTAATAATTCTGGAGCTGTAATTGCAAAACCtgctgatgaagatgaagaatttgCTCGTATGATGGCCAGGATGGATGAACTTGAGAAAGAAGAACGTGAAGCTGAAAGTCAGATGACACAAAGTGATGAGGATGAGCAAGTTCAGCATGGTTTGCATCAGCTTTCTGATCAGAAATCTCTCCATGGGAATCTCAAAATTTCGGAG TACCAGTCAAGGAAACCTCCAGAGCAGACAAAAGATGGAGTTGCTTGTAATGAAGATAGTTTTACTGATGTGCCAAGT TGTTCGGGTCTGGAATCTATATCTGACG ATAAAGTATCACATGAAAATATATTGGGCTGTGATGTAAAAAGTGTTGCTGAGAAAGATTTGGCGTCTCCAGTAGTTGAGAATGTTCAGACTGTGCCTTTATCAAGAAGTCAG GTTTCTCTTGAAAGttcaaaaccaaaatttgaCCGGGAGAAA GCTTTTACAGGTTCTATTGTTGAGCACACTGATAATCTTCAGATAAAATCAAGGGAAAGAACTACGGCTACATCACAG TCCTCTGCTTATCAAGTTTCAAAGCcggtttcaagattcaagatgcAGAGAAAGTAG